In one Trichlorobacter lovleyi SZ genomic region, the following are encoded:
- the moaC gene encoding cyclic pyranopterin monophosphate synthase MoaC, producing the protein MNFNHFDEQGHAVMVDVSSKQETMRTATAAADVIMSAELLAAIARKSVSKGDVLGVARLAGIMAAKKTDDLIPLSHPLSLHSVSIEFDQDPAACRIQARCTVRAFERTGVEMEAMTGAAVAALTIYDMCKGTDKSISIANIRLLYKEGGKSGLYRREEAA; encoded by the coding sequence ATGAACTTTAACCACTTTGATGAACAGGGCCATGCGGTCATGGTGGATGTCAGCAGCAAGCAGGAGACCATGCGGACCGCCACGGCAGCTGCCGATGTGATCATGTCTGCAGAACTGCTGGCCGCCATTGCCCGGAAGAGCGTATCCAAGGGGGATGTGCTGGGGGTGGCACGTCTGGCCGGCATCATGGCAGCCAAGAAGACCGACGACCTGATTCCGCTTTCCCATCCGCTTTCCCTGCACTCGGTCTCAATCGAGTTTGATCAGGACCCGGCAGCCTGCAGGATTCAGGCACGCTGCACCGTACGGGCCTTTGAACGGACCGGGGTTGAGATGGAGGCGATGACCGGCGCAGCGGTTGCCGCCCTGACCATCTACGACATGTGCAAAGGGACCGACAAATCCATCAGCATTGCAAACATCCGGCTGCTCTATAAAGAAGGTGGTAAAAGCGGCCTGTATCGCCGGGAGGAGGCAGCATGA
- a CDS encoding LysE family translocator has protein sequence MMIEPQQLILFFTTSVLLGLAPGPDILFVLAQAAQQGRKAGLLVTLGLCTGLLVHTAAVTFGLAAVYAQSALAFTLLKVVGAAYLAWLAWQSFRAGTQQGAAARVDRLSLGTLYRRGIIMNITNPKVSIFFLAFLPQFTDPAKGPLSLQLLLLGGLFIVATILVFSSVSLLAGALGDRFRQSAGAQKLLNRIAGTIFAALAVKLVTAQR, from the coding sequence ATGATGATTGAACCGCAGCAACTGATCCTGTTCTTTACCACCTCGGTCCTGCTGGGCCTGGCGCCGGGGCCGGACATCCTGTTTGTGCTGGCCCAGGCTGCCCAGCAGGGCAGAAAAGCGGGGCTGCTGGTGACTCTGGGGCTCTGCACCGGCCTGCTGGTGCATACCGCCGCCGTCACCTTCGGGCTGGCAGCAGTCTATGCCCAGTCCGCACTGGCATTTACCCTGCTCAAGGTTGTGGGGGCCGCCTATCTGGCCTGGCTGGCCTGGCAGTCGTTCCGGGCCGGGACACAGCAGGGGGCCGCCGCCAGAGTCGACCGCCTGAGCCTGGGGACGCTCTACCGACGCGGTATCATCATGAACATCACTAACCCCAAGGTCTCGATCTTTTTTCTGGCATTTCTGCCCCAGTTTACCGACCCGGCCAAGGGGCCCCTGTCACTGCAGCTTCTGCTGCTGGGCGGGCTGTTCATCGTGGCAACCATCCTGGTCTTCAGCAGCGTCAGCCTGCTGGCCGGAGCCCTGGGGGACCGCTTCCGTCAGTCGGCCGGGGCCCAGAAGCTGCTGAACCGTATCGCAGGGACGATCTTTGCCGCACTGGCCGTCAAACTGGTGACAGCCCAGCGCTGA
- a CDS encoding molybdopterin-containing oxidoreductase family protein has product MPQTVKTNCRFCGYQCGLTATVENGRVTGVAPDPTQYPGDERIQHGCHRWRMAPQFLDHPDRVNYPLKRVGERGSGQWHRISWDQALDEIAEKLAGLKEQFGPETLATCIGGPHAVYWPLHRFMTLFGSPNNVGIGQICWNPGTLLHAISYGWPLDNELEPDLTGCLMLWGANHAESDNSLLWHRIQQYSRTGKPLIVVDPRRTRTAELATHWLPVRPGTDAVLALGLVQAIIQNRWYDAPFVEAWCHGFARLAGHLQHYTPGYVAEATGIPAEQLLEVARLYALQCPSALFTGRGIDQIGRNSVPLHHSLDILRAITGNIDRKGASCITGMPDFIPELELELSDRFLETQRRKQLGQLKLQSYHGYEQIRKLTSKQDKRLPMRYLTSTQPNLVWQAMLTDRPYPIRSMIVMATNPLLTQADTSLVYQALKSLDLLVVLELFQTPTAMLADYLLPSAGVLERALFETKAGTANLAYGGAKAVEPYYERRPDFDFWQGLGRRLGQQEDWPWQSFEDSLEATLAPTGVDWETFSRHGLYTLPEEYEKHERIDPATGKAAGFATTTGKIELYSELLAGLGAEPLPVPKPVAAVDEQYPLSLITGARYHPYYASSFHQLEGLRKLHPEPWAEVSRATAHKLGLAEGTPVRVTTEKGTACFTLKISEMCDDVVSVEYGWWYPEKKAAEPELGGLWLANANLLTSADYATADPLIGTATYNGIPCCLQAVDSGKK; this is encoded by the coding sequence ATGCCACAGACAGTAAAGACAAACTGCCGCTTTTGCGGCTATCAATGCGGCCTGACCGCCACCGTGGAAAACGGCAGAGTGACCGGGGTTGCCCCGGACCCGACCCAGTATCCGGGTGATGAACGTATTCAGCACGGCTGCCATCGCTGGCGGATGGCACCGCAGTTTCTGGACCACCCTGACCGCGTCAACTACCCCCTGAAACGGGTTGGTGAACGGGGCAGCGGCCAGTGGCATCGGATCAGCTGGGACCAGGCCCTGGACGAGATTGCGGAAAAGCTGGCCGGGCTGAAGGAACAGTTCGGGCCGGAAACCCTGGCCACCTGCATCGGCGGCCCCCATGCCGTCTACTGGCCCCTGCACCGTTTCATGACCCTCTTCGGCAGTCCCAACAATGTCGGTATCGGCCAGATCTGCTGGAACCCCGGCACCCTGCTGCATGCGATCAGCTACGGCTGGCCCCTCGATAACGAGCTGGAACCTGACCTGACCGGCTGCCTGATGTTGTGGGGGGCAAACCACGCCGAATCCGACAACTCACTGCTGTGGCACAGGATCCAGCAGTACAGCCGGACCGGCAAACCGCTGATCGTGGTCGATCCCCGCCGCACCAGGACGGCTGAGCTGGCAACCCACTGGCTCCCGGTCCGGCCCGGTACCGATGCGGTGCTCGCCCTGGGACTCGTCCAGGCCATCATCCAGAACCGCTGGTACGACGCCCCCTTTGTGGAGGCCTGGTGCCACGGCTTTGCCAGGCTGGCCGGACACCTGCAACACTACACTCCCGGCTACGTTGCAGAGGCCACCGGCATACCAGCGGAGCAGCTACTGGAGGTAGCCCGTCTGTACGCCCTGCAGTGTCCCTCTGCGCTGTTTACCGGACGGGGTATCGACCAGATCGGCCGGAACAGCGTGCCGCTTCATCACTCCCTTGATATTCTGCGGGCCATCACCGGCAATATTGACCGCAAAGGGGCCTCCTGCATCACCGGGATGCCTGACTTCATACCAGAGCTTGAGTTGGAGCTGAGTGACCGGTTTTTGGAGACACAACGCAGGAAGCAGCTCGGCCAGCTGAAGCTGCAGAGCTATCACGGCTACGAACAGATCAGAAAGCTGACCAGCAAACAGGACAAACGGTTGCCGATGCGCTACCTGACCTCGACGCAACCCAACCTGGTCTGGCAGGCGATGCTGACCGACCGACCCTACCCGATCCGCTCCATGATTGTCATGGCCACCAACCCGCTCTTGACCCAGGCGGATACCAGCCTGGTCTACCAGGCACTCAAGAGCCTGGATCTGCTGGTGGTGCTGGAACTGTTCCAGACCCCGACAGCCATGCTGGCCGACTACCTGCTACCCAGTGCCGGTGTGCTGGAGCGGGCCCTGTTCGAGACCAAGGCCGGCACCGCCAACCTGGCCTACGGCGGCGCCAAGGCGGTGGAACCGTACTACGAACGGCGGCCTGACTTTGATTTCTGGCAGGGACTGGGGCGCCGGCTGGGTCAGCAGGAAGACTGGCCCTGGCAGAGCTTCGAGGACAGCCTTGAGGCCACCCTTGCCCCAACCGGGGTTGACTGGGAGACCTTCAGCCGTCATGGCCTGTACACGCTGCCGGAGGAGTACGAAAAACACGAAAGAATCGATCCGGCCACCGGCAAGGCCGCCGGATTTGCCACCACAACCGGCAAGATTGAGCTGTACAGCGAGCTGCTTGCCGGACTCGGGGCAGAACCGTTGCCGGTCCCCAAACCGGTGGCGGCTGTTGACGAGCAGTATCCGCTTTCCCTGATCACCGGGGCCAGGTATCACCCCTACTACGCCTCCAGCTTTCATCAGCTTGAGGGGTTGCGCAAGCTGCATCCCGAGCCCTGGGCCGAGGTGAGCCGGGCAACTGCCCACAAGCTCGGCCTGGCAGAAGGTACACCCGTCCGGGTTACCACCGAAAAGGGAACTGCCTGCTTTACACTCAAGATCTCCGAGATGTGCGATGACGTGGTCAGTGTCGAGTATGGCTGGTGGTACCCTGAGAAGAAGGCCGCCGAGCCGGAACTGGGCGGACTGTGGCTGGCCAACGCCAATCTGCTGACCAGCGCCGACTATGCAACGGCAGATCCGCTGATCGGTACCGCCACCTACAACGGCATTCCCTGTTGCCTGCAGGCTGTTGACAGTGGTAAGAAATGA
- a CDS encoding radical SAM protein yields MSEPASEPAATSNLIRSTSSVCPVCLEVIPARIITEGREVYMLKECREHGPYKTYVWPDSDHYRWASSFRMPLVRPEHPIASLGGCPDDCGLCSAHQRRPTLVEIELTEKCNLRCPVCFMSAEEIQAKAAPGPDLDALAAIYRSILAQTGPDTAIQLTGGEPTMRADLPEIVKLGRRIGFSAIEVNTNGVVLARRPDYARKLASAGVSGVYMQFDGMTKQVYRTIRGADLLETKLRAVQNCRAAGIQMVLAMTVISGVNELEMGDVLRFALDNRDVVAGVAFQPAFGSGRFDISPDRRLTMGDVAFMLAGQSNGLLEPYDLWPLGCSHPLCSSATYIIEDKGTLVPLTRRITPDDYHREFDPSSPQGSVFPDLAERLFPGSQSGLSVVVMNYMDAFSMDLERLKECSMTVSRADGCIVPFCSYQLTSLDGTKRKTR; encoded by the coding sequence ATGTCAGAACCAGCTTCAGAACCAGCAGCCACCAGCAACCTGATCCGCAGCACCTCATCGGTCTGTCCGGTCTGCCTTGAGGTCATCCCGGCCCGGATCATCACCGAGGGCAGGGAAGTCTACATGCTCAAGGAGTGCCGGGAGCACGGCCCCTACAAGACCTACGTCTGGCCCGACAGCGACCATTACCGCTGGGCCAGCAGCTTCAGGATGCCGCTCGTGCGTCCCGAGCACCCGATTGCCTCCCTGGGTGGCTGCCCTGACGACTGCGGCTTGTGTTCAGCCCACCAGCGCCGCCCGACACTGGTTGAGATCGAGCTGACGGAAAAATGCAATCTGCGTTGTCCGGTCTGCTTCATGTCGGCAGAAGAGATCCAGGCCAAGGCAGCGCCGGGACCTGACCTTGACGCTCTGGCCGCGATCTACCGCTCGATTCTTGCCCAAACCGGTCCGGATACCGCTATTCAGCTGACCGGTGGTGAACCGACCATGCGTGCCGACCTGCCTGAGATTGTCAAACTGGGACGCCGGATCGGATTTTCCGCCATAGAGGTCAACACCAACGGGGTCGTGCTGGCCCGGCGCCCGGACTATGCCAGGAAGCTGGCTTCGGCAGGGGTTAGCGGTGTCTACATGCAGTTTGACGGCATGACCAAACAAGTCTACCGGACCATCCGGGGCGCCGACCTGCTTGAGACCAAGCTGCGTGCCGTACAGAACTGCCGTGCCGCCGGCATCCAGATGGTGCTGGCCATGACCGTGATCAGCGGGGTGAATGAACTTGAGATGGGTGACGTGCTGCGTTTTGCCCTGGACAACCGGGATGTTGTTGCCGGCGTTGCCTTTCAGCCGGCCTTTGGCTCGGGCCGCTTCGACATCTCCCCTGACCGGCGTCTGACCATGGGGGATGTGGCCTTCATGCTGGCCGGACAGAGCAACGGCCTGCTTGAACCGTACGACCTCTGGCCCCTGGGCTGCTCGCACCCGCTCTGCAGTTCAGCCACCTATATCATTGAGGATAAGGGCACGCTGGTTCCCCTGACCCGTCGGATAACCCCGGATGACTATCACCGCGAATTTGACCCGTCCAGCCCGCAGGGCTCGGTCTTTCCCGATCTGGCGGAAAGGCTGTTTCCCGGTAGCCAGTCCGGCCTTTCAGTGGTGGTGATGAACTACATGGACGCCTTCAGCATGGATCTTGAACGGCTGAAGGAGTGCAGCATGACGGTATCGCGGGCTGATGGCTGCATCGTCCCGTTCTGTTCCTATCAATTGACCTCCCTCGACGGCACGAAACGAAAGACCCGGTAA
- a CDS encoding methyl-accepting chemotaxis protein: MSIATRLMLIGTSVSAIFIAALVVSVFGLFSIRSVAERSLAVELETLLLIKEMHGAALQSGQATRNILLNPGDTKAMENYRTALAAANRTLEQLQGRFAAVSSQDAALRKLTTAWKDNTALKEQIIALSGAADLAAAKTILLTRETPQWRQVKELLLQIEQQQREKLATSRTGVSSRVTMVIRIVVVCLIVGLMAAVGAQLLITRLLTRRLHAITEGLHALTHGGGDLTRDFTVSGKDDIARLTEGINTLVAWLREMVSTLYQQGEQVAVKVCEMSRTTRETVQTAEQQKTEAVAVAVAAEEMASTLNGVANNTHSAADVASSVNNSANSGMQAVEKACDCMEDIKQSVEVTRATVERLTRSSEKIGEIAGLIEDIADQTNLLALNAAIEAARAGEQGRGFAVVADEVKNLSSKTAASTREISGIISAIRQESRQAVQAMHDEYVRVEDGVATARAAREGLIQILQLAGESTDMINQIATATEEQSVVTSEITDKIQHISGMAQDVNQEMLATEKTLLGLSEVAELIFSSVGSFSVGTYHDQKRAIALAFRDRVVEALEQAVDRGEISQEQLFSRNYLPIPKTDPPKYTTAYDALFEKIISPIQEEVIAANPDLATSTVFDDQGYLPCHLKKFSKPLTGNKEIDQVQNRTKLIFTDRTSVRACKNTNPFLLQTFMRVSGEVIIDLACPVFIRGRHWGAVRIGYSPCG, encoded by the coding sequence ATGAGTATAGCTACCCGTTTGATGCTAATTGGAACATCGGTATCGGCCATCTTCATTGCCGCATTGGTTGTCAGTGTCTTCGGTCTCTTCTCGATCAGATCCGTTGCCGAACGGTCTCTGGCCGTGGAACTGGAGACCCTGTTGCTGATCAAGGAGATGCATGGAGCGGCACTCCAGTCGGGTCAGGCCACGCGCAATATCCTGCTGAACCCCGGTGATACCAAGGCGATGGAGAACTATCGCACCGCCCTGGCAGCGGCAAACCGGACACTGGAACAGCTACAGGGGCGTTTTGCCGCCGTAAGCAGCCAGGATGCCGCCCTACGCAAGCTGACCACAGCATGGAAGGACAATACCGCCCTGAAGGAGCAGATCATTGCCCTGTCCGGGGCTGCTGACCTTGCCGCCGCCAAGACCATCCTGCTGACCCGGGAGACCCCTCAGTGGCGCCAGGTCAAGGAGCTGTTGCTGCAGATCGAACAACAGCAACGCGAAAAACTGGCAACAAGCCGCACCGGTGTATCGAGCCGGGTAACCATGGTCATCCGGATTGTTGTGGTCTGCCTGATTGTCGGATTGATGGCGGCGGTTGGCGCACAACTGCTGATTACCCGGCTGCTGACCCGCCGGCTGCATGCCATTACCGAAGGCCTGCACGCCCTGACCCATGGTGGTGGTGACCTGACTCGAGATTTTACCGTAAGCGGCAAAGACGACATCGCCAGACTGACGGAGGGGATCAACACCCTGGTGGCCTGGCTGCGGGAGATGGTGAGTACCCTGTATCAGCAGGGGGAACAGGTTGCCGTCAAGGTCTGTGAAATGTCCAGGACCACCCGTGAGACGGTGCAGACGGCAGAGCAGCAGAAGACCGAGGCGGTGGCAGTGGCGGTGGCGGCTGAGGAGATGGCATCCACCTTGAACGGGGTGGCAAACAACACCCACAGTGCAGCCGATGTTGCCTCATCGGTCAACAACTCGGCCAACAGCGGCATGCAGGCGGTGGAAAAGGCCTGCGACTGCATGGAGGATATCAAGCAGAGTGTTGAGGTGACCCGGGCGACCGTCGAGCGCCTGACCCGCTCATCGGAGAAGATCGGCGAGATTGCCGGTCTGATCGAGGATATCGCGGATCAGACCAATCTGCTGGCGCTGAATGCCGCCATTGAGGCGGCCCGTGCCGGTGAGCAGGGTAGAGGCTTTGCCGTTGTCGCCGACGAGGTCAAAAACCTCTCCTCAAAGACCGCTGCCTCAACCCGTGAGATCAGCGGCATCATCAGTGCCATCCGTCAGGAAAGCCGGCAGGCGGTTCAGGCGATGCATGATGAGTATGTCCGTGTTGAAGATGGTGTTGCCACGGCCCGGGCCGCCCGGGAGGGACTGATACAGATCCTGCAACTGGCCGGTGAATCAACGGACATGATCAACCAGATCGCGACAGCCACAGAGGAACAGAGTGTCGTCACCTCTGAAATCACCGACAAGATCCAGCATATCTCCGGTATGGCGCAGGATGTGAATCAGGAAATGCTGGCAACCGAAAAGACCCTGCTGGGGCTCTCCGAGGTGGCCGAGTTGATTTTCTCGTCGGTGGGCAGCTTCAGTGTCGGCACCTACCACGATCAAAAAAGGGCAATCGCCCTGGCGTTCCGTGATCGCGTTGTCGAGGCGCTTGAACAGGCAGTGGACCGTGGTGAGATATCGCAGGAGCAGCTCTTTTCGAGAAATTACCTGCCGATACCGAAGACCGATCCCCCCAAATACACCACGGCCTACGACGCACTCTTTGAGAAAATCATCTCACCGATCCAGGAGGAGGTCATTGCCGCCAATCCGGACCTTGCCACCTCCACTGTCTTTGATGACCAGGGCTACCTGCCCTGTCACCTGAAGAAATTCAGCAAGCCGCTCACCGGCAACAAAGAGATCGATCAGGTGCAGAACCGCACCAAACTGATCTTTACCGACAGAACCAGTGTGCGGGCCTGCAAGAACACCAACCCGTTCCTGCTGCAGACCTTCATGCGGGTTTCCGGCGAGGTGATTATTGATCTTGCCTGCCCGGTGTTCATCCGGGGAAGACATTGGGGCGCCGTCCGGATCGGCTACTCACCCTGTGGTTAG
- the nrfD gene encoding NrfD/PsrC family molybdoenzyme membrane anchor subunit → MSTKHEGWGWMLAVDFFFAGMGGGMVLITGLLELFAGSGRLSLLGNVMGPLFMCIGCGFLILELGRPFQAWRVFMNPKAILTAGAWLMSVAIVAGLVYASFDLDPSWFKQDKLIWQDWDLLRKLLAVVCVITGLVVATYPGVLLGRHKGRPFWVGPGIMTLFMLSSIVTGASAHFVSALIYPPGSVPGIWHNLPTFVGGLLFFQLVGWLGYIWIKRTGTTAAEAASALKWINGQYADSFKAAFIFVGTLVPLVLVMIPSTLCQGIGALLVLVGGVVMRCLVVYAGEERTWLPGEQKYRKRLPTGNEAFLKAWSR, encoded by the coding sequence ATGAGTACCAAACATGAAGGTTGGGGCTGGATGTTGGCCGTTGATTTCTTTTTTGCCGGCATGGGTGGCGGCATGGTGCTGATTACCGGTTTGCTGGAACTGTTTGCCGGTTCAGGCCGTCTTTCCCTGCTGGGTAACGTGATGGGGCCGCTGTTCATGTGCATCGGTTGCGGTTTTCTGATCCTGGAGCTGGGCAGACCGTTTCAGGCCTGGCGGGTCTTCATGAACCCCAAGGCGATCCTGACGGCCGGTGCCTGGCTGATGTCGGTGGCAATCGTTGCCGGACTGGTCTACGCCTCGTTTGATCTTGATCCATCCTGGTTCAAGCAGGACAAGCTGATCTGGCAGGACTGGGATCTGCTCCGCAAGCTGCTGGCCGTTGTCTGCGTCATCACCGGCTTGGTGGTCGCCACCTATCCGGGGGTGCTGCTGGGTCGCCACAAGGGCCGCCCCTTCTGGGTCGGTCCGGGAATCATGACCCTGTTTATGCTCTCCTCCATTGTGACCGGTGCCTCTGCCCATTTTGTCAGTGCACTGATCTATCCCCCGGGCTCGGTTCCGGGGATCTGGCACAACCTGCCCACCTTTGTGGGTGGCCTGCTGTTCTTCCAGCTGGTCGGATGGCTCGGGTATATCTGGATCAAGCGTACCGGCACCACCGCTGCTGAAGCGGCCAGTGCCCTCAAGTGGATCAACGGCCAGTATGCCGACAGCTTCAAGGCCGCATTCATCTTCGTGGGAACACTGGTACCGCTGGTGCTGGTCATGATCCCGTCCACACTCTGCCAGGGTATCGGTGCATTGCTGGTACTGGTGGGTGGTGTGGTGATGCGCTGCCTGGTGGTCTACGCCGGTGAAGAACGCACCTGGCTGCCGGGTGAGCAGAAGTACCGCAAGCGGCTGCCCACCGGCAATGAGGCATTCCTGAAGGCCTGGAGCAGATAG
- a CDS encoding 4Fe-4S dicluster domain-containing protein yields MARYAMVIDTRKCIGCHSCTVACKVHNELPVEMIYNPVTTVGPTGVYPDVQMVHIPLLCMHCDNPPCVDGCPTCASQRREKDGIVFVEDSKCVGCLACVMACPYGARYKNHATGAVQKCDFCKDRVDIGLKPHCVNTCHQKARIFGDLDDETSDVHKLVNGENACRLLGELGTDPYVFYIYGLEVKNP; encoded by the coding sequence ATGGCTCGTTACGCGATGGTTATAGATACACGAAAATGCATCGGCTGCCATTCCTGTACGGTCGCCTGCAAGGTGCACAACGAACTGCCGGTTGAGATGATCTACAACCCGGTGACCACGGTCGGTCCTACCGGCGTCTACCCGGACGTACAGATGGTCCATATCCCGCTGCTGTGTATGCATTGCGACAATCCGCCCTGCGTGGACGGCTGCCCCACCTGTGCCTCCCAACGCCGGGAAAAGGACGGGATTGTCTTTGTGGAAGACAGCAAATGTGTCGGCTGCCTGGCCTGTGTCATGGCCTGTCCCTACGGCGCCCGTTACAAGAACCATGCAACCGGCGCGGTCCAGAAATGCGACTTCTGTAAAGACCGGGTTGATATCGGCCTCAAGCCGCACTGTGTCAACACCTGTCACCAGAAGGCCCGTATCTTCGGGGACCTTGATGACGAAACCAGTGATGTCCACAAACTTGTAAACGGGGAAAATGCCTGCCGCCTGCTGGGTGAGCTGGGGACAGACCCGTATGTCTTCTATATCTATGGATTGGAGGTAAAGAATCCATGA
- a CDS encoding molybdopterin-containing oxidoreductase family protein encodes MSKNIDITQAGVEVKKSACYFCHQNCGVLAYVKDGKVLKIEGDPEFPTNQGGLCCRGNIALQHLDHPARINYPLKRVGKRGEGKWEQIPWDQAMKEIGSKLLQIRSEFGAEAVATAGGTQRTDDWSRRRFMNLFGSPNGFHNSHLCWIPTFMVETAIYGWCPFELDMGSSRCLILWGQNPGAAGMPEMHHIRELQEKGMKLIVIDPRFSETAAKADLWLPLRPGSDLALALAWIHVIIFEGLYDQEFVANCCEGFGELADHVENFTPEWAAELTWLTPEQIRAGAYMYAMNKPGNIQWGTSVDQIGKPAGSTMHARAILRALTGNLDAPGSDLLTGPSPDFLTDEEMEANDQLPEEQKAKQIGSDRFKLVTWPGYSKIAEQTRKVWGKAPTAEWMCEAHPPSVFRSILSGKPYQVKALLVSATNPINSYGETSLVLDALKAVDFMVTCDYWMTPTAALSDYVIPIAGALERPTITSSYGCSDFLLASQRAIQPMYERRNDYNFWRDLGCAMGQQEMWPWATVEEAYYAKIAPLGYDIESYDEFVERYRFHFPEREYFKYQRQGFATPSGKVELYSTVLKDLGYPPLPPYIGPTENEIDDPELAKEFPLVLTTGGGFMPYHHSEHFQIKEVRFLRHEPYMDINPATAAELSIEDGDWVWIETKRGRIKQKANLTQGIHPRVIYTQRGWWYPERSMAAPELGGCLESNTNVLTTTADDHCDPYSGSWANRGLLCRVYKVNASDMEGK; translated from the coding sequence ATGAGTAAAAACATTGACATAACGCAAGCTGGCGTTGAGGTAAAGAAGTCAGCTTGCTATTTTTGCCACCAGAACTGTGGTGTGCTGGCCTATGTAAAAGACGGCAAGGTGCTCAAGATCGAAGGAGATCCGGAGTTCCCCACAAACCAGGGCGGTTTGTGCTGCCGGGGCAATATCGCCCTGCAGCATCTTGATCATCCGGCGCGGATTAACTACCCCCTGAAGCGGGTTGGCAAGCGTGGTGAAGGGAAATGGGAACAGATCCCCTGGGACCAGGCCATGAAGGAGATCGGTTCCAAACTGCTCCAGATCCGCAGTGAGTTCGGTGCGGAGGCGGTGGCAACCGCCGGCGGCACCCAGCGTACCGACGACTGGTCCAGACGACGCTTCATGAACCTGTTCGGCAGCCCCAACGGCTTCCATAACTCCCATCTCTGCTGGATCCCCACCTTTATGGTGGAAACGGCCATCTACGGCTGGTGTCCGTTTGAACTGGACATGGGCAGCAGCCGCTGCCTGATCCTGTGGGGTCAAAACCCCGGTGCCGCCGGTATGCCGGAGATGCACCACATCCGGGAGCTGCAGGAAAAAGGGATGAAGCTGATCGTGATCGACCCACGTTTCAGCGAAACCGCTGCCAAGGCCGATCTCTGGCTGCCGCTGCGTCCCGGCTCCGACCTGGCGCTGGCACTGGCCTGGATCCATGTCATCATCTTTGAAGGCCTGTACGACCAGGAGTTTGTCGCAAACTGCTGCGAAGGTTTCGGCGAACTGGCCGACCATGTTGAAAACTTCACGCCGGAATGGGCAGCGGAACTGACCTGGCTGACCCCGGAACAGATCCGCGCAGGCGCCTACATGTATGCCATGAACAAACCGGGCAACATCCAGTGGGGCACCTCGGTGGACCAGATCGGGAAACCGGCCGGCTCCACCATGCATGCCCGTGCGATCCTGCGGGCCCTGACCGGCAACCTTGATGCCCCCGGTTCCGACCTGCTGACCGGCCCGAGCCCCGACTTCCTGACCGATGAAGAGATGGAGGCCAACGATCAGCTGCCGGAAGAGCAGAAGGCCAAGCAGATCGGCTCTGATCGTTTCAAACTGGTGACCTGGCCGGGCTACAGCAAGATCGCTGAACAGACCAGAAAGGTCTGGGGCAAGGCCCCCACCGCCGAGTGGATGTGTGAGGCCCACCCTCCCTCAGTCTTCAGATCGATCCTGAGCGGCAAACCGTATCAGGTCAAGGCGTTGCTGGTCTCGGCCACCAACCCGATCAACTCCTATGGAGAAACCAGTCTGGTGCTGGATGCGTTGAAGGCGGTCGACTTCATGGTCACCTGCGATTACTGGATGACACCGACCGCAGCCCTGTCCGATTACGTGATCCCGATTGCCGGTGCCCTTGAAAGACCGACCATCACCAGCAGCTACGGTTGTTCCGACTTCCTGCTGGCATCACAACGGGCGATTCAGCCGATGTACGAACGTCGCAACGACTACAACTTCTGGCGTGATCTGGGCTGTGCCATGGGCCAGCAGGAGATGTGGCCCTGGGCAACGGTTGAAGAGGCCTATTATGCCAAGATAGCCCCCCTTGGCTACGACATCGAAAGCTACGATGAATTCGTTGAGCGCTACCGTTTCCACTTCCCCGAGCGTGAGTACTTCAAGTACCAGCGCCAGGGTTTTGCAACCCCGTCGGGCAAGGTGGAGCTGTACTCAACGGTACTCAAGGATCTCGGCTATCCTCCGCTGCCCCCCTATATCGGGCCCACCGAGAACGAGATCGACGACCCGGAACTGGCCAAGGAGTTTCCGCTGGTGCTGACCACCGGTGGCGGATTCATGCCCTACCACCACTCCGAGCATTTCCAGATCAAGGAAGTACGCTTCCTGCGCCATGAGCCGTACATGGATATCAACCCGGCAACCGCCGCCGAGCTGTCCATTGAAGATGGCGACTGGGTCTGGATCGAAACCAAGCGGGGACGTATCAAGCAGAAGGCCAACCTGACCCAGGGGATCCATCCCCGTGTCATCTACACCCAGCGCGGCTGGTGGTATCCGGAGCGCAGCATGGCGGCGCCGGAGCTGGGCGGCTGTCTGGAATCAAACACCAACGTACTGACGACCACTGCCGATGATCACTGCGACCCCTATAGCGGTTCCTGGGCTAACCGTGGTCTGCTCTGCCGCGTTTATAAAGTAAATGCTTCAGATATGGAGGGCAAATAA